Proteins encoded by one window of Musa acuminata AAA Group cultivar baxijiao chromosome BXJ2-9, Cavendish_Baxijiao_AAA, whole genome shotgun sequence:
- the LOC135622016 gene encoding LOW QUALITY PROTEIN: probable protein S-acyltransferase 3 (The sequence of the model RefSeq protein was modified relative to this genomic sequence to represent the inferred CDS: substituted 2 bases at 2 genomic stop codons), translated as MPSSSVTAAAVAASANLPTTGYAAEGGVAALACKRHACWRRCPYSWVPPRAALWALSPLRAILPSWQCLQVVLPHRAAAPAGGNKRALRVVGIGAGSSSRPPNEVTRDATGRSDRSRFANWLTDTIPLPHCCCPFFGVQPFGPRTRLYQVWQGKNVFLFGGHMVCGPDPRGLTLTTVTIVLSDWIFCAYIDDTSRFGFRATASMVLTAEYRLTCXMLXQVIVNLILASTRDPGIIPRNQVSNATDIISRSRRVSVEGVSVKIKYCKICKIYRPPRSCHCVVCDNCVDRFDHHCPWIGQCIGLRNSRYYLMFILSALVFFSYIFAFSWLRIRRNWSKTRSGLFRMLGDAPETFLLALFSFMAIWLLGGFFIFHAYLIAHDQTARENFKQSYAKTPNPYDKGILRNIKEALFTRLPPSKVNFRALVEPDWCSIARMLASSPSRGDEPTVAVQHVP; from the exons atgccctcatcctccgtAACCGCTGCTGCTGTCGCCGCCTCCGCCAACCTGCCGACGACGGGCTATGCAGCGGAGGGCGGGgtagctgccctcgcctgcaagcggcacgcctgttggcggcgctgcccctaCAGCTGGGTGCCCCCGCGGGCGGCCCTATGGGCACTGTCCCCTTTGCGGGCGATTCTGCCCTCGTGGCAGTGCTTGCAGGTGGTGTTGCCTCACCGGGCAGCCGCCCCTGCTGG AGGAAACAAACGTGCACTTCGTGTTGTTGGAATTGGTGCCGGAAGTTCCAGTCGTCCACCAAATGAGGTCACCAGAGACGCCACTGGCCGCAGTGACCGAAGTAGATTTGCTAACTGGTTGACCGATACAATTCCGCTGCCTCACTGCTGCTGTCCCTTCTTCGGGGTGCAGCCATTTGGCCCTCGCACCAGACTTTATCAGGTCTGGCAAGGGAAAAAC GTATTTTTGTTCGGGGGACATATGGTGTGTGGCCCAGATCCACGAGGTCTCACCTTGACGACAGTGAccattgttctttcagattggaTTTTCTGTGCCTACATAGACGACACTTCACGCTTTGGCTTCAGAGCGACAGCGTCCATGGTTTTAACAGCA GAATACCGTTTGACTTGTTGAATGCTCTAGCAGGTGATTGTTAATCTGATCTTGGCCAGCACTCGAGACCCAGGAATCATTCCAAGGAATCAAGTCTCAAATGCAACTGACATCATCTCCAGAAGTAGGCGGGTCAGCGTTGAAGGTGTCTCGGTGAAGATTAAATATTGTAAGATATGTAAGATATACCGTCCACCAAGAAGCTGTCACTGTGTTGTCTGTGACAACTGCGTCGATAGATTCGATCACCACTGCCCTTGGATTGGCCAATGCATCGGATTG CGAAACTCTCGGTATTACTTGATGTTCATATTATCAGCGTTGGTCTTCTTCAGCTACATATTTGCCTTCTCATGGTTGAGAATTAGGAGAAACTGGTCGAAGACTCGCTCGGGCTTGTTTCGGATGCTTGGGGATGCACCTGAAACCTTTCTCTTAGCACTGTTTAGCTTTATGGCGATCTGGTTGCTCGGAGGGTTCTTCATTTTTCATGCCTATCTTATTGCACACGATCAG ACAGCTCGTGAGAATTTTAAGCAATCATATGCCAAGACTCCTAATCCTTACGATAAAGGGATACTGAGGAACATCAAGGAAGCTTTGTTCACAAGATTGCCACCATCCAAAGTCAATTTTCGAGCGCTCGTTGAGCCTGACTGGTGTTCCATCGCAAGAATGCTTGCGAGTTCTCCTAGCAGAGGAGACGAACCAACAGTTGCAGTGCAGCATGTTCCTTGA